The following is a genomic window from Chanos chanos chromosome 1, fChaCha1.1, whole genome shotgun sequence.
TAGCTTAGCAGCAGTGTTTCTGTGAGCAGGGAACTGAAGTCCAAGAttcctgtagaggtgtgtgACATGTGACAGATTTTGCAACTGGCCCTGAATAAGAGCagctgttaaaaacaaaacaacatatttgAATAAAATCAGTAATACTAGGTCAATATTAAAAAGCCTATCTGCTTTTACTATCACAAAATTTATTATCACAGTGGATTCACCTGACCTGTTCTATATGTTGCTTCAGGTAAACAACTGCTGCAATGCAGACTGAAATTTTTCAATACTAACCTTCATATTAGAGTGCTCCACTCAAGTGTTAGCTGTTGTTTCCTTTGACGAGGAAGAATGTTCCAGTAAAAACTCCCAGCAGCCCAACAGTCAAACCCACTGCACAGAGTACAGTTGGACTGACACTGAGCTGCTCACTTCCTTCAATatctgtatttcacacacacacacacacacacacacacacacacacacacacacacacacagtgtttttctaAGCCAGAGTCAACCTGACTTCAACTCTTTCATATTGCATGTGCTTGaggaataaaaaagaataaatatattCTAAGGGAAACGCATACACGTATGCAAATACAGCTGTTGTAGCATTAAAATATTTTGCTCGAACcacatttgaaataaatggcaagactacacacacacacacacacacacacacacacacacacacacacatatatatatatatatatatatatatatatatatatttttttttttttttttcctgcatgctTGTTGCAGTTAAAAACAAGGCCAAAACGGTCATCTCACCCCACACTCTGGTTTGAGGTTGCTGAAGAGCCTTATGCTTCACAGTACAGCTGTATATGTCTCCCTCCATGGGAGAGATCTTGAGAGTAGAGAACATATTCATGGTGCCATCACTGTTTGGAAAATAGCGGCTAAGCgtgactctgtctgtcacattctTCTCATTCCTTTTCCAGATCACCCTGACCGGAGGGGGGAAGAATCCAGTCACATGGCAGATGAGGGTGTTTTCCACACCCAGTCTCACATCATTTTTGGGGTAGATAGAACTTTGGGGAGGTTCTGCATGACATTCAAAGCAATCTTTTTAATTATTGAACTCATGTCAATTGATTCACAATAGGAGAGCTTTGAGACTTCCTCATCTTCACAAGGAATTTTGGGAATTCAGGATTTGACTTCTTATATCCTAAACCTATACTTACATAGTTTAACTTTAAACCCCATAATTTTTGCCCTAAGGGCACGAGCAGCCTTACTATATGACATGAAAAGTAGATCTGTATTTGTCTTACCCAGTGCCTCTGGTAGATCCTTATAGACCTGGTTGagcagtttttctgtgtttttacaaatAGTCACTGATTTTACAGCAAAATTATAAAGACTTGGAAACTCAACTTGATCCACAAAATCAGGCAAAGTGTTGATATCCCTCTTGCTCTTGAAGTCTACATACACTACCCCCTCATTGTCATATATGTATGCCAATTCATCTGCATCCTCATCTGTGTCACTGCAGGCTTGAATCTGACCAAATTCATGAgtagctgaaaaacagaaaaacacattatggTACAGAGTGCAATATAGATTGTATAATTATCTGCCATGCAGGAGGCTGTCTGTGGGATTTGTATGAGTTGCTGTACCTCGATATGACATATATCAAAATGCCTAGGACAAGAGGTAATGTAGGAGCAATTTTCTTTGTAATCTCTCAACAGTACCAAGCAACTGAGAATAGTGAGCAAATTTGTTCCCCTTGCATTTCTTGGATTCTGTTTATCCAAGACATTTGGGGACTACTATTAGATATGGCCTCATTAGGAGTAAGACTTAATGGTAGAActgatatgttttattttatttaaagtaaacaagGAGTCTGCATATTGAATATGATtttgcaaagctttacttagaatttagaatctctgtgattgcacacacgcTGTGAGAAGTGAATAGTGAacttaacctctgcatttaacccatcctatacacactgatagtgaacacacacacacacacacacacacacacacacacacaccaggaccatgagcagtgggcagcacgcCACCACGAGAAACAAACGGTTTATGTAGTTAAGGCAGTGCTGCTGTGCAGATGTGCCAAATAATAACTGTTTTATTACAAAGGACTATTACAGTACTGTTATGAAGGAGTAACTAAGAAAACCCTGCTTGCAggtacacacatttttattctttgCAAACCATGTCTTAGCCCTGTTCCCCAAACACACTGCTTAACAAATTACAATGTAATTTGTCCCATTTTAACTGCTTAAAAATAAGTTGGTggatttcattctttcagaCCCTCTCAGCTCTGTCAGCTTGAGAGGAAATTCAGGTTTTGAAGAAGAACAGCAGTATGTTAAGAGTCACTTCAGGGTCACTCACTGTAAGGACCCAAGTGAGTGGAGACACTTTGGGTAAGTCTTTATTTCCTACACTACTATTCATGTAAATGTCTTCAGTCTCACCTTCCCCTTTAGGAGTTGAGCTATCTAGACTTTGTTGTATGTCAACTTTGcctatttcttttccttccatcccccttttttgttttctacacTTAGAGGAATGAAATTTTGTGAGCTCTTTCCGTGTGGCCCATACACCACATGTGTGACATTGTTGCGTAGCACTGTTGGCATCTCTAACACACCTGGTTGTGCAACTTTGCTCTATGTTCTGATGAGGACAAGCAATGCATAACTACGTGACCCTTTGCTACCTATGTTCCAAAAGTAGCCTCCACTGCAAATTTGCAAATCTTTAGCATCCTTGTCAGCCTATTTCATAGCTTGTACAGTTTTTAAGgccttttaaaatgttaaatccAGTCTTCAATTCTGTCCTTTTCAATCCTCACACTACACTATTTCTCAACATCTGTGTAAACATGCACCCGCGTCATTATAGCCTCGTGCTAACTTTCTTAGTCTAGCAGCACTTTAGCATTATTTATGTTTGATTTGAGTTAAACTTGAGTATCTCCAGAGTTTCACGAGTCTTTGGATTAAAATGAGCTTTCAGCAACTTCACAGCCTCCAGATAAGACTTGGAACCAAAAAGCTTTGCAGTAAACTGTATGTAGCTGCACCAATCCCACTGAAGGAGATAATTTTCCTTTTAACTGCATTCTCAGTTCCGtttgtaaggaaaaaaaaaaacagctaaacaTTTCACAATATCCTCCTTATGTCTGAGTGTAGTCAAAAAGAACCAGCATTCATACCATAGCCATTTTGTCTTCCTTGTAGCAATGAGCTGGtccaatttttaatttttttatttttaatatttatttatttatttattttagctgaAACATGGCTTGAAATAATTTGATTAATGGCACTCTGTTTTGTTAAGACGCAACTACTAATGTGAGCTTCAAGACAGTAAATCCCATGCCAGTCATCATCTCTAGCATAGGTTGTGTCAGGTGTGGAAAAACCAGGTTGCAATAATGTACTGTCTTTATtagaggacaaaaaaacccagcaaaaaCTCTAGGCCAGTGTATCTTActctcattttcattacttACATAACATCGACTGCTTAGACCTATCACCCTCTAAAGTCTGCATGGTGGCCAGTACACTATAAACAAATGggttttaaacaaaacactaaaaaagtAAGGAAAGGTCATGATCATTGTTTGTGATTACTTAGTTGAAGGGTTGTCATACATCACTATGGAGAGTTTTTTGTTATTATGGTAACCAAATGATAAAAGTAGCTGAAGCTTGCAAACCAGATATGCAATTTCCCATTAACTGtaatacagttttacatttagCGTTTTGGAGCCCCTTTTAATTTTGTGACCCTATCAAATGATCTAGTGTAGGTGACCCATCAGACTACCCTATAACATACAAAGGCATATATGTTTTTGGActgtctgttttaaagagaTTTTAATAACGCCCTTAATTTAACTATTTATGCTCTGCCCTGATTTAGCTGCATAACTGGTTTTACAGAACTCACCAACCGGCCTAGGAATGCACTAGCTAATGAAATGAtacacactgaaataaacaactAAAGAAGACTGAAACTTTCGGCAACTTACTTAGGGTGCTGATGCACAGAACCGAAGAAAAGGTTAAAATGATGAGCCTCATCATATCAAACTGCTTCTTTTCTCTTGCAGTATAACATATAACAGGTGCACAGATTGACTTTGACAGGAAGGAAGTGTCCCTGAATGAGGAACACAAGAGTCACATTGTGACTCTTATTGAAACAGGTTTTGCTACACATGGCTTTTCAAAATAAGAGACTCGAAGTGCTTGACAGAGGCCAAATACTAAAGCTAAAAAATATTCCATGTGATAAGCtgagcaagttttttttttttctgtccagaCTTGAACCATAGTTGAAGTTTTTCAGCTGATAAAGACTAAAGGCTCAAATTTAATCAGTTTGGTGGTTTCCTCTCACAAAAAAGGCTTTCCTCCAATTCCTTTattaaattttgaaaaaaagtgttattttaaatatgacaTTCAGAGGTATCAGTTTCTATTGGAAAAGGGTATCCTTTGGATGAAGATTTCACCTATTCAATCCccaaatattattttaataaaatttaGATTTATTGTCCTGAAGGAAAGAACTGCACATTCTGTAGTATAAAATGCTATATACAGATGTAATTGTACCTTGCCTAACACATGCGTTTGAAAAAACAATAGTAAGCACAaattatgtattttattgtgtttattcagTAATATAATGTAAGGATGCATAAATACATGCATGCTTTTTATTCAAACCTCTCTTGGAGAATTTTTCACATTTGAATACCTTGCAAAGCATTTTTAAGGTTATCGGTCTATTCTTACCACTCATCTGGACACAACAAAAGTTTTCTGACAAGTTCACAGAATTTCTTTTCAAGATTTTAACTGATTTTGTTTGGAACTGATGTCTGAATAACTGGTGatttaaatatacacataaatatatttataaatatatttataaatataccCACGGGTCCTATAGCTACCCAGTTTACAATAACTCCTTTGATTTTCCTTAGTATGTGTTGGGGCCCACACATAAAACCAGTCACACCCTAGGCTTAGTCATTTCACATGGCCTAGACATCAGGGCGCTAAAAATACTGTAATCTTTGAACACTACTACATCTTTTTTCACATCATACTCTGTTACCATCATCAAACccattctctcactccctcccctTACTCCCTTGTCCTGTAACACCTTAGCTGTGAAACTTAATTATTGAATGACTGGATGTATTAATGCTGTTGCCCCtttgaaaattaatttgaaatgtaaaatttaaCTTGTCTCAGACAAGTTAAAGGccctcagaaaacacatctatcattttaaaatgaaaagagaccGCAGAAGAGCAGAAATTTCTGCAAAGGGAATTGAGATACCTACAGATCTACGTATTCTGTTTGGAAATGCTTAATATGGCAGTGAAGCTTGCCAGAAAATCCTTGTTCTCATGCCTGATTGAAAATCACTGAGACAACCAAAATTCAGTTTTTCCAgtatagattaaaaaaaaccttccctTACACCTCTCCTCAGCTCTTCTCAAGTGAAACATGCAATGAATTTACTGTGTTCTTTAATGATACAATTGTGAAGATAAGAGAAAATAAAGTGAGCTCTGGTCCCCATAGAATAGCTACTCCCCCACCACCCAGTAGCGCAAAAAGCTCTCTGTTCACTTTTTCAGCAGCTGACCTTAAAACACTGACTGCATTTAAATCACTCCTAAAATCTTCTGTTGTGCTATACCCACGCTATATCCACTACCTTTTTGAACAAGCTCTGAGCTCATTAAGATCTGATGCCCTGACTATTGTTAATAAGTCACAACAACAAGGAATTTATCTTCACagtgttatgcccagcctaggggtaccgagcataacaaaagtgacccccccttttcctgtacccagtgatgacccgtgcccacgaattataatccaaaaagtgatttatttacagaagtggtggtaaaaagcttcgggggtgagcgcggccaaaacaacaaacaaaacaatctatattttacaaactaaataacctacttcctgaaaataaaagaaaagaaaatacagaaacctTCCCTGACTCCCtaatgaaaaacaggagaaaagaagatccaacaaaaatggcttcacaccccctaccactacccgaacagGTTAACACGAAATATATTTACAACTATtttacaacaacgaaaatcacatacacacaaataaagttttacaaacgATACAACGGATCTTTCTCGAAAACACATACAACGAATCTTTCTGAAACAAATCACAACGAATTATCAAATCACAACgaacggacacggacaaagtggccaggacaaaacgagaggcgCCGGCATCTGGgtggcgcgtctttttaaaactggcgccGTCAACCGCGGGCCAATCCTCGATCACCACCTGCGGAGTAagacattaaagagacagagaaacacacgaGGAAAACacgacaggggaggaaacagcaccacacacaggcaaggggataaaaacaacagcacacaaaataatacacgtTTATGACTCAAGGTCATAACAACAGTCTTAAACCTTTTTTAGGCCTTTGCTCAAGAAAAGAAATCTTGACCCCCCTGTGCTGAGTAATTCTTGACCAATCTctaatttttccttttctctgcaAAATACTTGAGAGGGTAGTGTCTATCTAGCTTAGTCACTGTCTCAGCACAGATAATCATGACCTCCCTGGTTCAGACATCCATTATAAAAGGGTCAGATAATTTAAGTGGCATGAGCATAGGGAAACCTGCAGATGGCACCGAAGTCACGCTAATCTGAGCTTGTGAATACACCACAAAACAGTATTTTCACTAAATCTGTTTCTCCCATGACTAATTCAATAATTCTTTGGTCAAATATCCAGTCATTGACAAGGAGAATCAAATGTTTAATAACACCGTGTTTTCATGGGGCTTAGTTCACCggacaaaaataaatgtgaacatCACTGTATTTGTCTAAGCATATCTGAACTAATTTATAATATATGCAAGTGGCTGtgtgggcagctgtggtctagaggttTGAGAATTGGGCTCATGACCcaagggttgctggttcaattcccaggaccaacatccatggctgtgtgcccttgggcaaggcacttaaccccaattgccctctgggctcaCTGCTGATCCCTACCAGTGTGTGTTGAATGCAGAGGACAAgttcacagagatttacatttacataccGTAGATTGGGCTACATTATTTTGAATATAATTAACTAAGAGATTGACTCAGGCTTAGAAGAAGATTGCCTATGACCAAGTAAAGCAAGACTATTCAATAACAAATTCAAATggaacacattttaaaatcagaCCTTGAAAATGGGCCAGAAATGTTTGGCTGACAAGCAGGTGTTGACTTTGCTTCACAGCACCATTAACATCTTCCCAGCCAGGCAGTGACAGTGAAATATCCCACTGCTGTTAAACTATACATGGAATGTGGCCCTTGTCCAATCAACTTACTTTACTGAAACTACCATACAACtgataaataacaacaacaacaacaacaacaacaacagcaacaataacaataacaatatcgacaacaacaacaacaatactactactactactactactaaaaaACATATGATTTAAATTTGACTTAAATTTGACAGTTCCATCTTGGACACTGGAGGTCGCAGTGGGGCTGGATTTGGCCTGCAGACCTAAAATAAAGTAAGGCAGAAGGCCGTGCAGAGGGTGATagaaacagtaaacagtgtgaTTAATATACATAATAAACTATGGAGTATTTCACTGAATAGCCtatattgtattgtactgaaaaaacaaacaaacaaacaaacaaacaaaaaagaaagaaaacgagaTGTAAAATTTAGGCCATAATGCATCTtgattcttttttaaacagtgaatcCTGCAGAGGGAGCTCAAGAGCTGTGCTTTGTTCTCAAACTTGATATACTTCCGAGCAACTGTTAAAGACAGAAGTCCAGCACAATAATATAattgtgaaaaatgtttaacataCTGCAACAAAATGCAGCTTCACTAGATATTTAATATGTATCAACAGATAATATATTTCTAGACTGTAAACAAAGAATGCACATACAGATTGTGCAGTGTAAGGCAGTAGTATCATTGTCCTTGTCCATTTAACCCCAATATAACCTGTGTACTTTGGAGTTATCTAAACACATCAGACCATCAGAATGTTTCCTAACCTCAGAAATGTCTGGCCAGTTTGGAAAAGTCCCTTCTATAAAACCAGCCAATTGCAGCAGCAGAACACTCTTACATCATCAGTAAGCAGGCAAAACATAATTTCATATCCAAGGCCTTAGTACTAGTTTGGGTTcaagactgtgtgtttttttttaattttctttctttctgtctttatttatttagctagTTTTTACCAGATTCACCAAATACATGAATAGATAAAAGATCAACATCAGAGCAACATTAGCTAAATACACTATAACTTAATATGTTAATTACTGATTCTacagtgtgtgtcacagatTATCTCAGGCTGTGTTTAGTGTGCTTGCATGGAGTAAGCCCTGTAGAGGGGGCTATTAGTGCTACCTGCCTTTGATGAGACAGTTACTTATATCATAACTTGATAAACGGGGCCTAAGTTGTTCAACATATATTTCCAAgacattttttcaaaaaataatttgCTTTATTTCTGTACGAGATGTttataatacagaaaatattacaatacaaaTTTAAACAAGACACAATGCTGGAGTATTACCATATGGACACTTCCTATAAAAAAATCAGATGAGCTGTGAAACATTTAAGGATACTGAATTCTTATGCATGACTGTCATTATGAAGATCAAATCTATACTTGCTGGATATTTAGTATAGCAATGAAACATTTGAGTATGAATGtttaaacaatacaaacaaatacattgtAGACTTAAaggttatttatatttttgtatatcATGATTCTTAAAAATAATTGTCATTTATAGAAGCAAACTTGTAATTATGCTGAGACAAAAATGCCTTTTAGGAAAAGAAATTGCACTGTGCATTTGCAAGAGACAACTACACCTAAATATCTATATTccacagtggtgtgtgtgtttggatgcaACGATTATAAAGAAATTTCAAAGTAAGCCTGTCCCCACAGGGACAATCACACTTGTGCACATAATGAGTTTAGGAACAATTTGATTCATGTGAagtaactgtaactgtactgAAAGAGGTATCAAAGAACCTGAGAGGCTTCTTCTTCTGCAAGGACAATGACAGAGTTGGCATATTTTGAGCATTTAACATCaggcaaatattaaaaaatgaaagggtGGACAGGGGTCTGGGCTAGAGTTAGGGTTAAGAGGAGGACGACTGTGTATGAGACCAGCTATGGTACACCAGCAACGTGGCTTGGCTTGGATTGGattgggttgggttgggttaGGTTGCAATTTGCAATACTGTCACCTGGAAATACACAACAGAAAGGcaagattttgaaaaaaaaaaaaaaaaaaacctgaaaagaaaGGCTATttgcacaaacagaaaactagGCTAATCAACACAAGATGGGTGGATGGGAAAATTAACGAAAGAGTCGATCGGGTCAGTGATTAGTAGACAGACAGTACAGAATGCTGAACTTTGGAACCAATGGGGAAAGTGACGAGATTGTTAAACAAGTCAAAATGACTGATTAGCTGTCACCATAACAGGTTGCTTTGCATATACACCTTTAAAAGAGAGGTAAATCTTTCAGAAGGCCACGAATCACCAAAGCCTTTGATCTCTTTATAAATTGTTGAGCAGtgccacacacaaccacaaaccactTTGGAAAAGTTCGGACACATTTCATGTGATCTTTATGAAACTTCAGGGAGGATGTGATCTGGATTGTGTGCCTCAGGTGgaagtaaaacagtaaaaaaggGGAATGAAGCTGCTATCATCAGCACAATTATGGGTTAATACTCCTGTCGCTGTCCTTGGccatgaaaataaagaagaacTAGAGTTTGTCCCCGGGCGCTTCACGCGCTGTATACTGCTCTTAGTGTGTATATACGATGGGTTaagcacagagaacaaattTCCCCACAAGGATCAATAAAGTAATTCTTCTGTGCTTAATAATTAACTCCAGGTCACATTTTGATCATGGTGCATACAAAGAGCGACTTTAAAGAAGCTAAAAAAAGTAAACAGCATATAATAAAGTCAGGACTTTTAAGGCTCAGAAGGAAATTTATCTCAGATCTACACAGTCAGCTGCATATACAAACATAAAGGTACAATTTTACCTCACTGGGTCACCAGTGGAGCACCAGTGATGTTGATTAGCTTGACTGAAGCCTATTACAGTATTTAGTCTAAAATTATGGGCCTACATAACAGTGTGTATTCTCACTATGGATTCATTTGATTAAACAGATACATTCCCGAGCATGTGATGCAGGGAATTTCCTCTTTAAATATATCCGTGAGAGCAACCATGAGAATGTCGGCATTTTGCTCAAAACAAAGCCTGAGACTAGTGTGGAAAAGTCCCTTCTCTGCCAGAGTAATTTTCTCCTAACCAGCCAATGACAGTAGAAGAACTTGCTTACACCATTAGTATCCAGGCAAAAATAAAATCTCATAATCACCTCAGGATCACTTTTGGGTCAGGATATTTCAAAAAAGGACAAATTAGAATAAAATCAATAACATTACACTAGTTTGCTACAACTTAATAAAGTAATAAGTCATGATGTGAACTATGGATagtattattttatgtttagttCACTTGCATGTAATATGCCCTGTAGAGGGGGCAGTAAGTGCAGCCTGTTTCTGGTAAGCCAGAAATAACTCTTATGTCATGAGAGACTGAGTCTGAGGTGTGTAGAATATATTTCTGAGCCATTTTGAATTGTCATATAAATACAATTATGGGTTGATTTAGCAAATACTTTGTTTCAGGAGTACCTTGATCGTACTTCATACTGTAAGACCCCTACAAAAAGTCTGACCAATGTTTAACATTTTGCAGCTCTGTTTGAATAGATATTTAATATGCATCAATAAATAAGGAATTTTTAGAAATTAGGTAAAGGATTCTGAGCTGAGGTTTAACTCAGTGGCCACAGTGATCTTGATTAGTATCATTCAAACCCATTATAGTCTTTACTCAAAAATTTTGGACCTATATAAGAGTGTGTATGCTTACTATAAATCCATTTCAGTAAACAGATATTTTCTAAAGTTTGTGATGAAGGGTATTGTTTCTGCTTATCTGAACACATCAGGCCATTAGAATGTTGTTAGAGTTGATGATGTCAGAATTTTGAACAGAACAAAGCCTCAGACTAGTTTGACAAAGTCCCGTGTTCTCCGGAATAATTTTCCCAAGTCAGCCAATGGTAGAAGAGGAACTCTGTTACAACATCAGTAACCAGGGAAAATATAACTTCATATGCAGTTCTGAACCAGAGGTAATCACTTCAGGATCACTTCTGTCTCAGAACTTTCTAAAAGAGATAAACAAgagttaaaaaataatattagaCTGGTGTGCTACGACttaatatattaattattcAATTTATGGTGTTTATCACAGATAATATCATTTTATGTTTACTCCATTTGTGTGTAACAGGCTCTGTAGAGAGGGCTGTAAGTGCTCCATGATGTAGTGTATGAAACCCTCTGACAGGTGAGAGACCCAGCTGTTATA
Proteins encoded in this region:
- the LOC115805050 gene encoding H-2 class II histocompatibility antigen, A-U alpha chain-like, translating into MYMFDQVVIEDWPAVDGASFKKTRHPDAGASRFVLATLSVSVRSTHEFGQIQACSDTDEDADELAYIYDNEGVVYVDFKSKRDINTLPDFVDQVEFPSLYNFAVKSVTICKNTEKLLNQVYKDLPEALEPPQSSIYPKNDVRLGVENTLICHVTGFFPPPVRVIWKRNEKNVTDRVTLSRYFPNSDGTMNMFSTLKISPMEGDIYSCTVKHKALQQPQTRVWDIEGSEQLSVSPTVLCAVGLTVGLLGVFTGTFFLVKGNNS